GCTATCTAAGTATAAATCAAATAATTCAGTATTTGCCCTAAAAATATTTTCCAGTTGAGCGTATGCCCAGTTGGTTCCAGAAAGATTTTCTTCTTTAGTTTGGAATTGTATTAATTTGTTGTGCCAGGTTCCATCTTGATATATTGGTAGTAATAAGCATAAATCTGATGTCGACAATGACGAATTATCAACAGCAGAATGAGGTAACTCTACTATTTCATCATCGATTAAATCAGTGAGCTTTTCCTCCTTATAAACCATCAAGGGCAATGTAATGAGCGGAGCCGCCTTAACCTCAGCTAATAATAATATGTTTTCAACTTCATCATGAATTAATATATCGATTGGTTCATTCCCCTTAAAGATTTTGAAGTTTTTAGATGTTTTTGCGAAAATTCTATCTAAGAAAACACAAAGCAGTCGGGAGGTCGCTTTTCCAATTTTCGCAGATTCCGGCTTGTTAGAGCGATGATAATAAAATTTACCCGATAAAACACATGCTGGACATGTATTTGTATAAGGGAACAATAAATATTGGTGCTCCGGGCAATAACACCATCCCCGATTGGTTAGATTTCTATAATACTCTGCACTTACCAATAAATCGAACGCAGCTGCTAAAGTCAAACCAATAGGAACGTTCGTTCTCTCCATTGTATTGTAACATAGATCAAGTAATGTATCAGCTAGATTTTGTTCGTGAATTTCCAATTTTACAGGCTGTGCTTTAGTCAACATTTCGCTAGCCCATAATGACTCTATAACCTCATCCATATCTTATCTCTCCCTGCAATTAAAGGCATAAAAATAGTATACCTGTTTTGGTCATTGCTATCTATTGTTTCAAACGTTCTCACGTACCTTAACGCAACTTTACACTCACTCTCTATCCTGTGCTTAATGATTGAAAAGGCTTTTTTTTTCGAATAACTTCCCCCTTGTTTTCCCCATAAATACCCCGAATGATCGTGGTAGGTTAATCATTACTTTAGTTTGCTAATACGATAAACTAGTGCCGTAAATCATAAGGAACACTCTTAACTTCCAACATCTTCGAGTATACCTCGATCCGGTCACCCCATGTGTGACGGGTCAGCATACGACCTTCATTTGTACAGAATATAGGCGTTTCTTTCTTCCATTCCTTGGGGTGATGTGCTATTTATTAGATCGCTAAAGGCTTTAGCTGTCTGAGAGCTTATATTTAGCGTCCTAGAGACTCTTGTTTTAGCATTCTCCGCCCTTACATACAATTCATTTGCCCGTGGATTAAATTCATTGGGCAACAAGGTAAAAGCTTCCTTAGGACGAACTCCAGTATCAAGAGTGAGGAGGATCAAGGCATAATCACGCTGACCTAGAAACGTCTTCTGATCTGGTGCATTAATGAGATTAATTAATGTATCCCCATTATGATCCCCTCCCCTCATCCATACGCATGTTGAAGTCTTCCAAGGTGTTTTGGCTAAGTAGTTCTCTTTTCTCCACGCACCATTTAAAAAACGCCCGTAGATATACGAGACGATTATTATAGGTTGCTGGTTTGATTTTATCCGCCAGGTAATCACAAAGTTGATTTTCCAGTTGTTGTTGCTGACACCCAAAAGCATCAGGATAAAGTTTAAAGAACTGTCCTATATGCCTTTTGTAATCATCAAGCGTTTGTATACTAAGCCCCTGAGCCTTCATCCACGATATGAATTGCTCCAAGGTTTCTTTCCACATCGTCGGGATATGCTCACTTATTTTCATTACTCTTGCATTAGCCATACTATTAGACTCCTCTCATTCTGATCTACACTAACAATCGCTGCATGTAGGCATTTATTTGAGAAAGGAAGTTGAGATTTTTTCACTAAATCCTGTGTAACAAAAAAAGCCCTGATGTGGTAATTTACCACACAGGACTCCTTATGTATTCTGGTTAGATACCACCTATAGAAAGTGATAAAACCTAGTGATGCCGAGAACAGGGGTTGTACCCGTACGGTACTCACTCACCGCAGGATTTTAAGTCCTGAAGTGGTCTTCGTAGCCCCTTTTCAACACTGGAAAGCTCGGAAATAAATCCTTTAACCATGCGAGTTCAGAGTTTTTTTGTTTCATACTCTCTATGATCGGGAATTTGTATTTGCAGCCAGGTAGCAAAAAATAAAGGGCAGAATCTTTGCTTTACTGCACTTTATTTATAAAAGCGTTCCTCATCACTGCCAATGGAGTAACGAGGGTCTGTAATATAAGAATAAACATACGAGTGCCTTCTAAGATAATGTCTTTTTATGTTCCTTCGTTCAAGCACACGGTAATGCTCGGACAAGAAAAGTATCACCAAAAATATGACTATTAGAGAACGAAAGCCTCTAAATATTTAAATTTCATCACCAGTAATATCTTGATACCTTATTAACGTTTTTCTAATTTCTGAAGCAATAAGCTCAGCTTGCTTTGATGGAACACCATTACTTATTATTTTGTATTTTGTAGATAATGTGATATCGCTAGGTAAAACATATTCATCTGGAACTGTCTGAAGCCGTAACGCTTCACGTACAGAGATTCTTCTCGGTTCAGTTGGATGCAAATGAACCTCATTATTTCCATACGCAACTGTAGGACTGTATCTAAAGCGATGTAATCTTTTAAAAGATTTACGTCTTGTATCACCTTCTGATATTACTGAAAATTTGTTTGATTTAGGATTAAAACGATCTAATTGATTTGGGGTAGTGTCATTCAGACCATTAAAAGCGTAATTAACTTGCAGTTTCTCGTATTCTCTAGGAATGAAAGAAATTCTGTCTTCACCAGTTCCAAAGTCCCACATACCAGGCCAATCAACGCTTATTTTCACATTTTCAAACTGAACTTTAGGCCACTTAAAGATAAAATTATCATTATCTGTAGTTTTTAAAAGAGCATTATCCATTGAAAAGATAAATCCTCCTGCTAGCAGCCTTCTAACTATTCCCTTCCTAAAACCAACAACTATTATTCTTGGTCTATCCTGAGGTAAGCCATAGGAAAGAGGATTAACTATATCATACCAAAGTATGTAACCAAGCGATTCTAGCTCATTACAAAGAGCAAGAAAACTAACTCTATGTGTTTTGTTTTTATATAAGCCCTCAACATTCTCAAAAAATAAAAATTTGGGATGAGTACGTTTCACCAAATTAAGGTAACTGAAAATGAGTTTACCTCTGCTTCCTTCAACACCTTCATTTTTACCACCCACGGAATAATCTTGACAGGGAGGCCCACCAATTAATCCTGTAATTCCTTTTAACCTTTTGCCCATAGATATTTGAATTTTTTTATCCGAAACATCTTTTCCTTGTAATATCTGTTTATGCATAATTTTTTTTGTGTGTACAAAAAAATTACTGGAATTTTTCAAATAATTGTCTATAGCGTAATTATATCCTTGAATAAAGCTTTCATTTATTTCTAAAGCTTCTTCAATTTGAAATCCGTTATTGATAAATCCCAAATCTAACAACCCTCCTCCTGAGAATAAGGAGAGTACAGAAAATATCTTTTCATTCTGTTCCGGCAAATCAACAACCCCTGTCTTAGCTACCCATAGGCAATGTATGCATTTCTTCAATCGATTCCACTTCAATTATACCATCCATTAGATTAATTCTTATATTTAATTCTGGTATTAGGATACCCCTTTTTAATGTAGGTACATCTAATTGATTAAACTTGTCTTTATTCACATTGAATAGATAATTTTTTTGTCTTTCATCCTCTTTAAAAATATAATAAAGCGTCAGTGCTTTCTCTTTAGCTATTCTTTTTTGCTCACTATTAAGTAAGTCTGTTACTAAGAATTTATCTTGCTGCAACAATACTTTATGTTTTCCTACTTGATACGGTAAAATGATTTGAATAGAGTCAACTCGATTTCCTAAAATAATTTTTTTGAATATAATTTTTGACGACTTATGCTCATAAACTACTTTTTCTAACTCAATTATATTTTCTTGGATATTGCTTAGTAACGGGTATTCTTCTTTTAGAGATTCAATATTGATGAAATACGACATTTTCTTAGGATCTATATTTCTTTTCCTATCAGTTCCCTTTCGGATATACACATCAACATTCATATCTTTTATTTTTTCAAATTCCAATCCTGGTAATCCAATTTTTAAATCCAAATAGTTTATCTTCTCTTTATCCAGATAATTTATGGTATTTATACCAACCCGTTTTTTATATTCCCAGTAAGAATTCAGAACTATTTCACGAAATTCGCGTTTGATTCTTGCCACTCTCTTTATAGGATAACTAAAGACATCATTTTCAAACTCATAATTAACTGCTGATAGGTCATTGCTCTGCAATAGTTCTAATTCCAAGCCATTAGTCTCACATAGTTCACGGTAGCTTTTATATTGATTTAGGACACCTTGCATTTTAGTGAAATATTTAGACCAAGGCATCGGTAACAGTGCTTTAATTTTTTCATCGAGTTCGATTCCAGTTTCAAGCTTACTTTGTCCATCACTATTCAAAGAGCATAGATCTAGAATAATAAAATCGCTAGTAGATATTTTTTCATAATCAATCTTTAGAATTCCATAATTATTATTATCCAATGAACTATCCTTGAAAAAATAGTTCAATTCAAGTGATTTAGATTTCTTTTGGTATTTATCATAAATTTGAGTCGCTATAAATTCAGCGTTCAGTAAATCAACACTTTTTGCTTTTCTGACAACTTGCGTTCCCCTTACCATAAAATCACAATCTTGACCAACTAAGATTCTAAATGTTCCATCAGACATTCTATAAACATCACCTGGGGTCGGAGGTTGGTGTTGATAATTGATTGTATAATCAAAAATTTCAAATGAATTTAGACCTTGTAGACTCTCCCAATTTCCTTCTTCTAAAAATAATTCACTTTCTAAAAATTCACCACTCAAAAATTTAGTTAATCCTACCAAATTGTGATATTGAAATATTGTGTTTTCTTTAGTGAATGCACTTTCCAGTTGATATTGCGTAGCAAGCTTAAACCAATTAGAAATAGCTTCGTATGGCGTTATACCCTCTTCATTTGCCATGCTTGCTAAATAAATCATGTTGTCTTTTCGTGAAAGAGCTACTTGAAATGCCTCATCAATAGAATTTTTATGAATAAAATTCAATCGGCTGAATATCTCAACAAATGTACATAGAGAAACAGCAGATGTTAATTTAGAAATAATTTCCTTATCACTCTTATCAACCTCAATTACATAATAATCCACTAGGGTCTGTGGAGTTGTATTTTGCGGTTGACTTGTGTATATAATACTGATGATATTTTTGTTTTCAGTATTCGGAATTAGCTCATTTTTCAGGAAATGAACTCCATCTTCTTCCTTGAGTACTCTATCAACGATACACAAACAAAATTGATTAGGAGCTAAAGATTCATTAATGTCTTCTAATATACAATCAAGACTTGGTTTTTTATTATATACTCTATAATTAATACTTTTGGTTAGATCCATCATATCAGAATAACTATTAACACTCCCTAAACCGACACCAAATCTAAGGAAGAGTTCGTGTGTTTCTCTCTTTGTTTTAAGAATTTGATCAATACTATTGATAAGTTTATCTGCCAAAATCTTATTATCAGTATTGTTCAAGTTATCATAAAGTTCTAAATAACGAATTATCATTTTCAAATCAGTAAATAAAGGAATATGCTCCTCAAGTAGCGGAAGAGTTTCAAATATATCGCGAAATTCTTTGATTTGTAACACTAATTCCGAATAGTCTCTCTCATTAAATTTTCCAAGTAATATTGAGAAACTTTCACTCTTCAAGAGCAATAAATCACATACTATTTCTTCCAGAGCAGTATCCATAAAAATAAAATCATCATCTATAAAAATAATTAGACCTGTTTCTAATCCTTTCAAAAGTTGAAGAAACTTCTCCCCGCTATTATTCATCTCCATGACTGAGTTCTTCCTCCACTTTAAGATAAATAGCAAATATATAACGATTACCAGCAGTATTTCTATCAGGTAATAGCTCAATATCTCCACCAAAAGATCTTAATAGTTGTCTCACTATATATAGTCCCATGCCGCGTCCATTTTTGTCTTTTCCAGATTCTAGCGGTTGAAACAATGTGTTTTCCATTCTCTTAATTATCCCTGTACCAGAATCACTGTAGTAAATAATATCTTCGCTCTTTTTTTCAATCTTTATAACATCAGATTCATTTCTAAAATGTATTTTATTATGTTTTTGTTTTAACCGTCTTTCCTTTATCCAATATAAAGAATTATCCATTAAGTTATAGAAAATATGTATTAATACACCTCGTGGAACTATCCATTGCATGTTAATATCTTCATAAATGAACTTCACTTTAGTATCGGTTAATCTATAATCCATTCTTCTTTCTAGTACATTAAAAAACTCAAATAAATTTTCTTCCTGAAAATCATCGATTGTTCCATTATAAAGAAACGTTTTCTCCATAAATGCATAAAAATGACTCAATTCCCGAACTCGTTCATTAAAAAATCTTGCTTGATCTCTAATCGGAAATAAATGTGTTTTTGTCAATGCATATTCTTTATTATCTACCAAGTAATCTTCAATAGGCTTAAAATGTAATTCATTTATTTCCTTTTGTTTAATGTTTGTTAGAATTGAATGTAGTTCATGAGTTAGAACTTCAGTTACTAATCCATTCGCCATCAATTTGTAATTATTATAAGATTCTAACGCAATTAATTGTTTCTCATGTTCAACTTGTTTTACAAGATTCTTAGATTCTTCTAATTGTGTTAAAGTACTATCGATGGTTTGTTTAAAAGCTGCCCCTGAAACTGAGATACTATTAATAAAATTGTCTGCTTCCTCTTTATCAATTTTTGTTTCTGAACTTATGTAGGAACTCACTTTATCAAGTAAAGCCTGAAATTGAATAAACTGTTCCCTACTATTCTTAGCTTTTTCATCTGCCTCATTGACTTTATCTTTCAATTTATCAAGAGAGCGTACTGGTATGCATCCTTCATCACTCAGTATTTCACGGGTGATATAAAATGCGGACTGACTAAACGTATAAAACTTTTCATTAAAAACACCTTCCAAAAAAGCTAATAATGATACGGAGTAGATATTATCGGTTAAGTTCAACCTTGAGCTTGTTTCTCTAATATAATCCTGATAAGGATCATTTATATCAACGTAACCAATTGTATTACCTAATTCAAATCTGAAAAATTGTTGACCTTTTGTACGTGCCTGTTGCAACTTAAGCCAATCGTTATCTGTGTCTCCTAATTTCGCTATTCTAAATTTCCCCCTATACAACTTTATGCCATTATGCGAATCTAAAAATCTCTTTATATTGTTTACTTTATAATCCCTGTCAATTTTTTTAGTTTCTTTTGCCGATCTTATTGCTAAAGCTGATAGAGCAGGGTCTCTTTTAAAAGAATATACTTTCCCTTCGATTGGTAATATCTCCATCAAGTTTTCTAATTTCACATCTTCAAAATACCTTATAAGATCTGTACCAATCAATTCTATTTTCAAGCTTCTATCATATTTTTCTTTATATTTCTTTAGTAAATTTTCATATTCAACCGGTGACTTCCTCCACTCACTAAACATATCCTTATCAATTAATCTCTTATGAATTCTTTCAATATACCAAGGATTTAAGGTCATAGACATTTCCAAAAATTGTTGACCTTCCTCAAAATCCAGTTTAAAATAATGCTCTGTTTCAGATATATTTATTGCTTCATTTTTAAAATCCGAATTTACCTGGTCATTATTCAAATATACTTTTATATAAAAATCTTCATGTAAGTTATCGAATGGTGACATAAGAAAACTAAACGATGATAAAAGGTCATCTTTTAGTTTTAAGCTCAGTGAAGGATCTTCAATCTCCTCAAATAAACTCAATTGTTTTTCCCTGTTATCTTCTACGAATGTTTTAAACTCGAAGTTTAATCCAATAAACCAAAATCTAGTATATTTTAACGAATATTTATTGAATGTATGACTTTCCATTTCTATCTCTTCTAGTTTTTCACTTTGATCTATAAAATCGGACCAATTAATTTTAATCAAATTAGTTTCTAAAGAATTTTCACTAGTTGTTTCAATTATTAATACCTTACTGAGGCGCTGAGCAGCTAACCTCCCAATACCTTTTTCCCCTAACGGTAAGCGAGAATCAGAAGGATCTTTTTTATCTTTTCTTCTTTTTTTCACATCAGTTCCGATGGTAAAAAAACCTTCCTCTAACTCCTTATATGTCATTCCACTACCATCATCTTCTAATACCATGATATTTTCATTATCTATATTTGAAGCTTTAACAAACGATAGTATTTCATTATTTATCGGGACTAAAGCTTTTTTTTTAGAATTAAATTCGTTTATATTATCAATGAGATGTATGTAAACTTGTTTAGCGTATGCATCATATGAGTTTTTCACCAATTCAGTCAATGCTATTTCATCGCTGTTAATCAGATCTTTTCCTAAATGTTCTAGAACCCGCGAATTAATTGAAAAGCGCATTTATTTAACCTCCATTTTTAATTTGTACATAGGAAGATTTCTCAGATATTTCTATAGGTAAAATTCGACATATTCTCTCTTTCCCCTCTTTTGAACTATAAATTCGTTTCAAAAAACCTATTGTGCGAAAGTGAAATAGTATGTCTATAAAAATCAAATCTACATTCCTTCAAAAACTAAACAGCAAAAAAAATAGAGTTACCAGTACTACGGGAAGAGCACCACTCTTCCCGTTTATTTTGCGTTAATCCCTAAAAATAGATAAAATTCATGTATAAAGTAATTGAAACTGCCGGGAGGTCAGCGCTGACCGCAGCAGGTCTCTTAATTGGAGGAGGAGTCGGTGCATCACTAGGCACAGCGATATTTCCCGGCGCAGGAACAGCCGTTGATTGTTTATTTGGTATTGGGTATGGAACACTCAGCGGCTTGAAACTTGGAACCATTAATCTAAATAAATTATTGGAGGAATAGAAATGGATGAGTGATTTTTTGGAACGTGTACAGCTAAAGATGCAGTGAAGCAAACAATCGAAAACAAGTTTGATGTGATTTAAACCGCGCAATATTTATATGATAAGCATAAAAAATCCACTTATAAAGTTAAAACAGAAGTCGAAAAGACAATACATTGAGAAGGAGGCTTTTTTCTATTCATAATGCTGATCTCCAAAGTATTTTGCATCATACCATCCAAATTTGGGAGCAAACTAACACCCCATTCTGGAGGAAACAGATTAGACTGCAATTCCTCATCCTAATGCGAAACATTTTCAAAGCCTCCAATAGCGTAACAGACCTCTGTTACAGATATCCGAAATGGGTTAATAGTTCCCTTGCCTTGATCGAAACGATGCTGAGGCGATCTGCGATCAATCATTTTTAGAAAATCGCACCACACCACCGCATGAAGGCTAGAGTTAATAAAAAAACCGAGAAAGGACACTTCATTTAAAAGTGTCTATTTCTCAGTTAAAGTTTATTCATCCGTTATGTTAACTAGCTAATTACCCTTCCATCGTTCTAATGGATTCATCAACCTTCACCATCATGGAACATTCTAGTCTCTTGTGGTAGATGTCACAGCTGAAGTCATAGGTTCCGTCCAGGGAACCAGTCGCGTGCAGCGTATTGGCAGGACAACCGCCGCTGCAGTAGAGATGCGCCCAGCAGTTCTTGTATTCCGGCTTCGAGTAGCAGTTGCTCTCTTAAATTGACATTGCAACTCTGTGCTCTTCATCTCCGACGAACTGGTGGTAAGGAAACAAAAAAGAGATGGAAATGATGCCATCTCTTTATTAAAATACTTACATTTTTCAATTGATTTACTGTTCTAAAAAAGATTCAATAACAATTTTGTCTCATTCGTGACTGTAAAGTCCAATAAATATAAGAATTCATTACACTGTATCATTCCTTACCAGTAGAGCGACACTCTCCACATGTGTGGAGCAATCAGTGCGGATAAGCTTAATATGATGCGACCCCTTCAAATGAAAGTCCGAACACAGAACATCGTGGTCCGGCACTTGTTTTTCAAGCGACCGATGATCATAATCCAGAAGCAGAGGCCAACCTTTAAATTCCATTCCTACCTCACCCAATAATCTTAACCGCATTCTCTTTAATCTGTGTAACCATCTCTACAAGTCTTCGTTGCTTCGTCCCGTCAAATAGCTTGATGAAACTCTGCGGCTTGTCAAAAGGCGGCTTAATCAGCTCAGACACATTGTCGATATAACCGTTCTGAACTATATAATCAATTACCTTTTTAACAAAGACAATCTGCCCTTGACTGAGCGACTGATCATTGATGAATTCCGAAAAAGCAGCCGTTGCCGCCTCGTACTCCAGCTTAGCGATTTTGCGCACCAGTAAGCCAAACGGGGTGTCCTTGAATTCTCGTTGATAGTCCTCCGCGGTACCGAGTTCGCCTGTAAAAATCATCTCCAAGGCTTCATAGTCCAGAGCAGTTAACGGGATATTATTTCGGAGCTTGTGAATCACAAGATTGTCCCGGTTCTTCTCAATATATCTGTTGACCTTGAGCTTATAATCCTCAAAGGTATAGGTCTCATACATTGCTTTTCCCTCATGGACTTCAAGAACTTCATCGGCAAGGTTGGTATAAATCGGATTCCTACCGCCTTCATCTACGATAAATTTAATGAGACTGCGTAGCTCAGTACGTACTTTTTCAAAATTCAGTATATTAGCATTTTCCCAGAACTCGTCCGTCCCTATGGTTTGGATAAGCGTTATTTTTTCTCTAACCTGCGGTATAGTTGCACGCTGCAATAGGGTTGTAGCTACCTCTATCAATTGCTTCTTACTCTTCTTGTATTGTGGCGATTCCTCAACCTGTGCAAGCATAAGACCATATATCAAATTATCAAAACGTTTGGCATGCTCATCTACATCATCCATGTAGACAATAGGCGCGAGATACTTAATCAGATTGGATTGATCCTGCTCCAGCAGGCAGACAAAAGCCGCATTATGTTTATACTTCTCTATGTATTGCAGCTGCATTTTTACAGATACTAATTCCGTATTAAGGGCTTGAATTTGTCCAATTACTATTTCTATTAAATCAGCACGAATCAATTGATAGGGTTCATCTATAAAGAAAGACTGCTGCATATGATGAATTAACCGAACCCGCTTGGCAAAAATAGCTTCGGACAAGCTGTGGGCTTCATTCCCCTGCAATCCCTCCTTATGTTGACGGAAGAACTCGAAGTTGCCCAAATAATCAAAAATAACAAAAATTGTCTTGTCTTCTCCCTCTCCAAACAGATCTTTACGAAGCCTTGTCCCCCGGCCAATCATCTGCCAGAACTTGGTTTTGGAGCGAATCCGCTTGAAGAATACCAGGTTGACAATTTCCGGCACATCTATTCCTGTATCCAGCATATCTACCGTTACGGCGATATAAGGACTTTTATTGGGTATTTTGAAATCATCAATCAGGCTTTGTGTGTAATTGTCACCCGATACAATTCGCTGAGAAAAATCCCCCTTATACTGAGGATACAGTTTATTAAATCGATCTACGATGTATTGTGCGTGTTGTTTGGTTTGTGCAAAAATAATCGTTTTTCCCAGTCGGTCTCCGCCTGACACTTTAATACCCTGAGTCATTAGATCCTCCAGCACTCGATCCACGGTTGCCTGATTAAAAATAAAATCGTTGATTGCTGGAGAGGGAATAAATTCAGGCATCTCACCTTCATCATCTGTAAAATCCTCTTCATATCGCGCCTTATCATCCTCAGAAAGAGTCTCATAAGTGATGCCCTGCTCCAGAAACTTCGTCGTAACTTCAATATTATGATAAGGCACCAGAACGTGGTCAATCTCTACAGCCGTCTCGTAGGGATAGGCGTAGGTCGGCACGCCGCTCTCCATCTCGAAGAAATCATAGGTGTTACGATCAACTTCCGTCTTGGGAGTAGCTGTCAGCCCCACAATAATGCCGTCAAAATATTCAAAAATGGTACGGAATTTCTTAAAAATACTCCGGTGTGCCTCATCCACAATGATTAAATCGAAATGGGCGGGAGTGAATAAACGCTTGCCGTCATCGCTCTTAGCCCTATCAATAGCATTCAGCATCGTAGGATAGGTGGAAAAAACAATGCGCGCCGTCTTGTCATCCTTATTACTAAGTAGATTACAAAGAGACATATCCGGCAGGTAGTT
This window of the Paenibacillus sp. FSL R10-2734 genome carries:
- a CDS encoding tyrosine-type recombinase/integrase, which translates into the protein MRGGDHNGDTLINLINAPDQKTFLGQRDYALILLTLDTGVRPKEAFTLLPNEFNPRANELYVRAENAKTRVSRTLNISSQTAKAFSDLINSTSPQGMEERNAYILYK
- a CDS encoding phage integrase N-terminal SAM-like domain-containing protein: MANARVMKISEHIPTMWKETLEQFISWMKAQGLSIQTLDDYKRHIGQFFKLYPDAFGCQQQQLENQLCDYLADKIKPATYNNRLVYLRAFFKWCVEKRELLSQNTLEDFNMRMDEGRGS
- a CDS encoding DNA cytosine methyltransferase; the protein is MPEQNEKIFSVLSLFSGGGLLDLGFINNGFQIEEALEINESFIQGYNYAIDNYLKNSSNFFVHTKKIMHKQILQGKDVSDKKIQISMGKRLKGITGLIGGPPCQDYSVGGKNEGVEGSRGKLIFSYLNLVKRTHPKFLFFENVEGLYKNKTHRVSFLALCNELESLGYILWYDIVNPLSYGLPQDRPRIIVVGFRKGIVRRLLAGGFIFSMDNALLKTTDNDNFIFKWPKVQFENVKISVDWPGMWDFGTGEDRISFIPREYEKLQVNYAFNGLNDTTPNQLDRFNPKSNKFSVISEGDTRRKSFKRLHRFRYSPTVAYGNNEVHLHPTEPRRISVREALRLQTVPDEYVLPSDITLSTKYKIISNGVPSKQAELIASEIRKTLIRYQDITGDEI
- a CDS encoding ATP-binding protein — encoded protein: MRFSINSRVLEHLGKDLINSDEIALTELVKNSYDAYAKQVYIHLIDNINEFNSKKKALVPINNEILSFVKASNIDNENIMVLEDDGSGMTYKELEEGFFTIGTDVKKRRKDKKDPSDSRLPLGEKGIGRLAAQRLSKVLIIETTSENSLETNLIKINWSDFIDQSEKLEEIEMESHTFNKYSLKYTRFWFIGLNFEFKTFVEDNREKQLSLFEEIEDPSLSLKLKDDLLSSFSFLMSPFDNLHEDFYIKVYLNNDQVNSDFKNEAINISETEHYFKLDFEEGQQFLEMSMTLNPWYIERIHKRLIDKDMFSEWRKSPVEYENLLKKYKEKYDRSLKIELIGTDLIRYFEDVKLENLMEILPIEGKVYSFKRDPALSALAIRSAKETKKIDRDYKVNNIKRFLDSHNGIKLYRGKFRIAKLGDTDNDWLKLQQARTKGQQFFRFELGNTIGYVDINDPYQDYIRETSSRLNLTDNIYSVSLLAFLEGVFNEKFYTFSQSAFYITREILSDEGCIPVRSLDKLKDKVNEADEKAKNSREQFIQFQALLDKVSSYISSETKIDKEEADNFINSISVSGAAFKQTIDSTLTQLEESKNLVKQVEHEKQLIALESYNNYKLMANGLVTEVLTHELHSILTNIKQKEINELHFKPIEDYLVDNKEYALTKTHLFPIRDQARFFNERVRELSHFYAFMEKTFLYNGTIDDFQEENLFEFFNVLERRMDYRLTDTKVKFIYEDINMQWIVPRGVLIHIFYNLMDNSLYWIKERRLKQKHNKIHFRNESDVIKIEKKSEDIIYYSDSGTGIIKRMENTLFQPLESGKDKNGRGMGLYIVRQLLRSFGGDIELLPDRNTAGNRYIFAIYLKVEEELSHGDE
- a CDS encoding DEAD/DEAH box helicase family protein yields the protein MPANFEFLQGQTEYKLFATASIEAERVLATSPAMAAVGSRKAFELAVKWVYAADNTITMPYKDNLQALIHESTFKFAMDNQTWGKLSYIIKLGNLAVHTDKAISSSDAVLSLAALFEFVQWIDYCYGANYEERHFAESNIPVEKVILDQARIKEKDSLIEQKESEIEALRAQIAAMSNKLTADKEQHQEERHFTPEDISEFRTRKKYIDVDLKLLGWTIGDDVREEVELYGMPNNEGKGYADYVLYGKDGLPLAIIEAKRSSKDPKVGTHQAKLYADCLEQMTGRRPMMFTTNGFETNLWDDITSPQRKVSGVFSKSDLQKLMNRRKERKVLDEVVIDDKITDRYYQKEAIRAVCENIGTGHRRSLLVMATGTGKTRTASSLTDVLSRGGYVTNILFLADRKALVKQAKDDFKNYLPDMSLCNLLSNKDDKTARIVFSTYPTMLNAIDRAKSDDGKRLFTPAHFDLIIVDEAHRSIFKKFRTIFEYFDGIIVGLTATPKTEVDRNTYDFFEMESGVPTYAYPYETAVEIDHVLVPYHNIEVTTKFLEQGITYETLSEDDKARYEEDFTDDEGEMPEFIPSPAINDFIFNQATVDRVLEDLMTQGIKVSGGDRLGKTIIFAQTKQHAQYIVDRFNKLYPQYKGDFSQRIVSGDNYTQSLIDDFKIPNKSPYIAVTVDMLDTGIDVPEIVNLVFFKRIRSKTKFWQMIGRGTRLRKDLFGEGEDKTIFVIFDYLGNFEFFRQHKEGLQGNEAHSLSEAIFAKRVRLIHHMQQSFFIDEPYQLIRADLIEIVIGQIQALNTELVSVKMQLQYIEKYKHNAAFVCLLEQDQSNLIKYLAPIVYMDDVDEHAKRFDNLIYGLMLAQVEESPQYKKSKKQLIEVATTLLQRATIPQVREKITLIQTIGTDEFWENANILNFEKVRTELRSLIKFIVDEGGRNPIYTNLADEVLEVHEGKAMYETYTFEDYKLKVNRYIEKNRDNLVIHKLRNNIPLTALDYEALEMIFTGELGTAEDYQREFKDTPFGLLVRKIAKLEYEAATAAFSEFINDQSLSQGQIVFVKKVIDYIVQNGYIDNVSELIKPPFDKPQSFIKLFDGTKQRRLVEMVTQIKENAVKIIG